CCTCCAGAAATTTTTTGATTTGTCTCTTCAGCAAGTTTTCTTCACCCCGGCGCGCTTGACGGCTCAACGGCAGCGCGGCGCATGGCCGAACGCACGTCTTCTCGACGCAGCAGTCCGCGTTCGACGGCGACATCGAGAAACGATCGATGCTCATCGAGAGCCGCGCGTACGATGGTGGCGACGGGCGCGTACCCGAGCTCGGGCACAAGAGTGGTCGCTAGCGCACTCGACGCCAGCAGGTTCTGCCAGGATCGCTCCTCGTTTGCCGTCAGCAAGCGTACGCACCGTTCGAGGAAGATCGTCGCCGAACGCTGAAGGAGGGTGATCGAATCGATCAGACGATCGCAGATCAGCAGTTCGTAATGGTTGATCTCAAGCAACCCTTGCTGGCAGGCCAATGCGATCGCAGCGTCGTTCCCGCAGATGGCGAATGCGGTTTGGCAAACTGCCATGGGAATAACGGGATTGACCTTGCCAGGCATGATCGAGGAGCCTGCCTGAACGGCCGGCAACGCGATCTCTCCGATGCCGCCGCCTGGACCCGACGAGAGCACAATGAGGTCATTGGCGATCTTCCAGAGAGAATTTGCGGAGTTTCGCAGCTCGGCTGACAAGCGAGCGCACGTGTCGAGGTTCTGCATTCCATCGAACGCATCGGGCGTCGATTTGACCTCCTGGCCGACCACAACCGACAGGTGACGGAAGACCGCCTGTTTGTAGCCCGGTCTCGAATTCAGTCCTGTGCCAACCGCAGTTCCGCCGAGCGGGACGGTCAGCAATTGACGGCGCAGATCCTCCAAATGCTCGGCGTGGCGTTGTGTGACCGCCTGATATCCCCCGAAAGTCTGACCGAGCAGCATTGGCACGGCATCCTGCAAACAGGTCCGACCCAGCCTCAGTGTTTTGGCGTACTCTGTCTTCTTTTCGGAGAAGCCCTCGGCCAATCGCGTCAAGGCAAGGGAAGCACCCTCGAGCACGCGAAAGACAGCAAGCTTCATGGCCGTCGGCACCACGTCATTGGTCGATTGACCGAGATTGACGTGCTCATTCGGATGGACGAACGCGTAGTCACCCACCGGCTTGCCGGCCAGCCTCGCAGCCAAATTTGCGACCACCTCGTTCACGTTCATGTTGCATGAGGTGCCGCCCGATCCTTCGAGCACGTCGACGACAAGGTGCGCATCGTGCTTTCCGGCACGAACCTCCCGGCAAGCCTTGATGATGGCTTCCGCTCGGTCCGCCGAGAGCGCACCGATTTCCTGATTGGCACGCGCCGCGGCTTCCTTGACCATCGCCATTGCCGCGACAAATCCGGGCAGCGTCGCGATCGAGCGGCCGGTGAGTGGAAAGTTCTCCAAAGCCCGAACGGTATTGATGCCGTAGAGCGCCTCCGCAGGCAGTTCTCGTTGGCCGAGACTGTCTTTCTCGATCCGTATCTGACTCATGACGACGCAGCTTTCGATTTGCTATTTGGTGGTTTGCGCGAACTCAATTCGCGGCGTCAGAGTAAGCAGATCGAAAGGGAGAAATTAATCGATTCATCAAGCAATTAGCGAAATTCAAGCATCGTATTAGCGACGCTTATCTTGAAGTCTGCAGCGCATCCGTAAGAGTGGCGAACCGGAGAGATGAGATCATGAAGCTGATCGGTCTCGCCTTGTCGCAAGGCAAACGTATGATCATCCGCGTAGATGGGAGCGGAATAGCGACAGCGCGTTCTCGGCCTTCGCTGCCACCGTGGCGAGGCAAAACAGGCGGATCATCGTTGGTGGTTATCCCCAGGGGCCGCCCCAAGCGCGCGGTCCGTTAGAAGAAATCCGAGATTCTGGTTAGAGGAGTTACGGCCCGGGGAAAGCAGTGATGGACAAGAACTTAGATTCGATTTCGATCCTCGATAGCACGAAGATCTGGTCCCTGATGGCAGATGGTTGCGGTCCCCGATACCCCGAGGTGACTCAC
The DNA window shown above is from Bradyrhizobium sp. CB1650 and carries:
- a CDS encoding aspartate ammonia-lyase; the protein is MSQIRIEKDSLGQRELPAEALYGINTVRALENFPLTGRSIATLPGFVAAMAMVKEAAARANQEIGALSADRAEAIIKACREVRAGKHDAHLVVDVLEGSGGTSCNMNVNEVVANLAARLAGKPVGDYAFVHPNEHVNLGQSTNDVVPTAMKLAVFRVLEGASLALTRLAEGFSEKKTEYAKTLRLGRTCLQDAVPMLLGQTFGGYQAVTQRHAEHLEDLRRQLLTVPLGGTAVGTGLNSRPGYKQAVFRHLSVVVGQEVKSTPDAFDGMQNLDTCARLSAELRNSANSLWKIANDLIVLSSGPGGGIGEIALPAVQAGSSIMPGKVNPVIPMAVCQTAFAICGNDAAIALACQQGLLEINHYELLICDRLIDSITLLQRSATIFLERCVRLLTANEERSWQNLLASSALATTLVPELGYAPVATIVRAALDEHRSFLDVAVERGLLRREDVRSAMRRAAVEPSSAPG